In a genomic window of Micromonospora cremea:
- a CDS encoding C39 family peptidase, whose protein sequence is MRTDLIRKTALTAAGLAFTGGVIAGPVTAAYAASDAKPTTQTQTERKPAGERQLGVRYEAQPNFYYCGPAATRNALSVQGKDISVDAMAKEMGTTEAGTNSINDITPVLNKETGKDAYHSVEISSPNADGKQTHALRADIVRTVDDGRAVVANIAGTTSDTDGAVHSFEGGHYISVVGYRDNGNVVKIADSADPNTASYEVTVEHLADWIATRGYATS, encoded by the coding sequence ATGCGTACCGATCTGATTCGTAAGACCGCGCTGACCGCTGCTGGGCTCGCGTTCACCGGTGGCGTTATCGCTGGTCCGGTGACCGCCGCGTACGCCGCGTCGGACGCCAAGCCCACCACCCAGACCCAGACCGAGCGTAAGCCCGCGGGTGAGCGTCAGCTGGGTGTGCGTTACGAGGCGCAGCCGAACTTCTACTACTGCGGTCCGGCCGCGACCCGTAACGCCCTGTCCGTGCAGGGCAAGGACATCAGCGTGGACGCCATGGCCAAGGAGATGGGCACCACCGAGGCCGGCACCAACTCGATCAACGACATCACCCCGGTGCTGAACAAGGAAACCGGTAAGGACGCCTACCACAGCGTGGAGATCTCCAGCCCGAACGCTGACGGCAAGCAGACCCACGCGCTGCGCGCGGACATCGTGCGCACCGTGGATGACGGTCGGGCCGTGGTGGCGAACATCGCCGGCACCACCAGCGACACCGACGGCGCTGTGCACTCCTTCGAGGGCGGGCACTACATCAGCGTCGTGGGTTACCGCGACAACGGCAACGTCGTGAAGATCGCCGACTCGGCCGATCCGAACACCGCCTCCTACGAGGTCACCGTCGAGCACCTCGCCGACTGGATCGCCACCCGCGGCTACGCCACCAGCTGA
- the uvrC gene encoding excinuclease ABC subunit UvrC, giving the protein MADPSTYRPAPGTIPESPGVYRFRDGTGRVIYVGKARNLRSRLNSYFGDIWNLHERTRQMVTTAESVDWITVGTEVEALQQEFTEIKQYDPRFNVRYRDDKSYPYLAVTLDEEYPRLQVMRGAKRKGVRYFGPYSHAWAIRETLDLLLRVFPARTCSAGVFKRAGQVGRPCLLGYIGKCSAPCVGSVSADEHRAIVDGFCDFMAGRTDTMVRKIEREMTEASEQLEFERAARLRDDVAALRRAMEKQTVVLGDGTDADVVAFADDPLEAAVQVFHVRDGRVRGQRGWVVEKTEELTTGDLVHHFCTQVYGGEHGEADVPRELLVPELPADADALADWLSTHRGSRVSLRVPQRGDKRSLMETVERNAKDALARHKLKRSGDLTTRGKALDEISEALGMRTSPLRIECFDISQIQGTDVVASMVVFEDGLPRKSEYRRFIVRGATDDLSAMSEVLRRRFARYLDARAETGEVGVEPADDPAAPGGLGDPDEPQVGILVDPTTGRPRKFAYPPQLVVVDGGAPQVAAAAQALAELGIDDVALCGLAKRLEEVWLPDDEFPVILPRTSEGLYLLQRVRDEAHRFAITFHRQRRSKRMTESALDHVPGLGEVRRKALLRHFGSLKRLSAATVEEITEVPGVGRRTAESILAALSKGTTRADEGAEATPSS; this is encoded by the coding sequence GTGGCTGACCCCTCGACCTACCGTCCCGCACCCGGCACCATCCCGGAGTCCCCGGGGGTCTACCGCTTCCGCGACGGCACCGGCCGGGTGATCTACGTCGGCAAGGCGAGGAACCTGCGCAGCCGGCTCAACTCCTACTTCGGCGACATCTGGAACCTGCACGAACGCACCCGGCAGATGGTCACCACCGCCGAGTCGGTGGACTGGATCACCGTCGGCACCGAGGTCGAGGCGCTCCAGCAGGAGTTCACCGAGATCAAGCAGTACGACCCCCGGTTCAATGTCCGCTACCGCGACGACAAGTCGTACCCCTATCTGGCCGTCACCCTCGATGAGGAGTACCCGCGGCTCCAGGTGATGCGCGGCGCGAAGCGCAAGGGCGTGCGCTACTTCGGGCCGTACTCGCACGCCTGGGCGATCCGGGAGACCCTCGACCTGCTGCTGCGGGTGTTCCCGGCCCGGACGTGCTCCGCCGGGGTGTTCAAGCGGGCTGGCCAGGTCGGTCGGCCCTGCCTCCTCGGCTACATCGGCAAGTGCTCGGCGCCCTGCGTCGGCAGCGTCTCCGCCGACGAGCACCGGGCCATCGTCGACGGCTTCTGCGACTTCATGGCCGGGCGCACCGACACCATGGTCCGCAAGATCGAACGCGAGATGACCGAGGCGAGCGAGCAGCTGGAGTTCGAGCGGGCCGCCCGGCTGCGCGACGACGTGGCCGCGCTGCGCAGGGCGATGGAGAAGCAGACCGTGGTGTTGGGCGACGGCACCGACGCCGACGTGGTCGCGTTCGCCGACGACCCGCTCGAGGCGGCCGTGCAGGTCTTCCACGTCCGCGACGGCCGGGTCCGCGGCCAGCGCGGTTGGGTGGTGGAGAAAACTGAGGAGCTGACCACCGGCGACCTGGTGCACCACTTCTGCACCCAGGTGTACGGCGGCGAGCACGGTGAGGCCGACGTGCCCCGCGAGCTGCTGGTGCCCGAGCTACCGGCGGACGCCGACGCGCTGGCCGACTGGCTCTCCACCCACCGTGGCAGCCGGGTGTCGCTGCGGGTGCCGCAGCGTGGCGACAAGCGCTCGCTGATGGAGACGGTGGAGCGCAACGCCAAGGACGCGCTGGCCCGGCACAAGCTCAAGCGGTCCGGTGACCTGACCACCCGGGGCAAGGCGCTGGACGAGATCAGCGAGGCGCTGGGCATGCGCACCTCGCCACTGCGCATCGAGTGCTTCGACATCTCCCAGATCCAGGGCACCGACGTGGTGGCCAGCATGGTGGTCTTCGAGGACGGGTTGCCCCGCAAGAGCGAGTACCGGCGTTTCATCGTCCGGGGCGCGACCGACGACCTCTCCGCGATGTCCGAGGTGCTGCGCCGTCGCTTCGCCCGCTACCTAGACGCGCGGGCCGAGACGGGCGAGGTGGGGGTCGAGCCGGCCGACGATCCGGCCGCCCCGGGTGGTCTTGGTGACCCCGACGAGCCGCAGGTCGGCATCCTGGTCGATCCGACCACCGGCCGGCCGCGCAAGTTCGCGTACCCACCGCAGCTGGTGGTCGTCGACGGCGGCGCGCCGCAGGTCGCGGCGGCCGCCCAGGCCCTCGCCGAGCTCGGTATCGACGACGTGGCGCTGTGCGGGCTGGCCAAGCGGCTGGAGGAGGTCTGGCTCCCCGACGACGAATTCCCGGTCATCCTGCCGCGCACCTCGGAAGGGCTCTACCTGCTGCAACGGGTACGCGACGAGGCGCACCGGTTCGCCATCACCTTCCACCGGCAGCGCCGCTCCAAGCGGATGACCGAGTCGGCGCTGGACCACGTGCCCGGCTTGGGCGAGGTGCGGCGCAAGGCCCTGCTGCGGCACTTCGGCTCGCTCAAGCGGCTCTCCGCCGCCACCGTCGAGGAGATCACCGAGGTGCCCGGGGTGGGCCGGCGCACCGCCGAGTCGATCCTGGCCGCCCTCAGCAAGGGCACGACGAGGGCCGACGAGGGCGCCGAGGCCACGCCGAGTTCGTGA
- a CDS encoding Rieske (2Fe-2S) protein, with product MSDDQALTGPGTQTRRTLLTGVGAVGAAVVLAACGSDDSGSGDGAAPTSGGPAVPSTGDAGGGDRQGAQSLATTADIPVGGGKVLAAEGVVITQPTAGQFKGFSPICTHQNCPVTNVDGGTINCTCHGSKYSIEDGSVKAGPATKPLPAKGIKVTGDQISLA from the coding sequence ATGAGTGACGATCAGGCGCTGACCGGTCCGGGTACACAGACCCGTCGGACCCTGCTCACCGGTGTCGGGGCGGTCGGCGCGGCCGTCGTGCTGGCCGCCTGCGGCAGTGACGACTCCGGCAGTGGCGACGGCGCCGCCCCCACCAGCGGCGGCCCGGCGGTGCCCAGCACCGGCGACGCCGGCGGCGGCGACCGGCAGGGCGCCCAGTCGTTGGCCACCACCGCGGACATCCCGGTCGGCGGCGGCAAGGTCCTCGCCGCCGAGGGCGTGGTCATCACCCAGCCCACCGCCGGACAGTTCAAGGGCTTCAGCCCGATCTGTACGCACCAGAACTGCCCGGTGACGAACGTCGACGGCGGCACCATCAACTGCACCTGCCACGGCAGCAAGTACTCGATCGAGGACGGCTCGGTGAAGGCCGGTCCGGCCACCAAGCCGCTGCCGGCGAAGGGCATCAAGGTCACCGGCGACCAGATCTCCCTGGCCTGA
- the recQ gene encoding DNA helicase RecQ gives MASPTDLRTEGALPVLRRVFGYDAFRGFQQEVIDHVVAGGDALVLMPTGGGKSLCYQIPALVREGVAVVVSPLIALMQDQVDALTAVGVRAGFLNSTQTLDARRRVEAAFLAGELDLLYLAPEALGVRSTLGLLDRGRIGLFAIDEAHCVSQWGHDFRPDYLALSMLHERWPDVPRIALTATATSATRTEIASRLKLDDARHFVASFDRPNIQYRIVPKREPRKQLLALLRDEHPGDAGIVYCLSRASVDKTAEFLTANGIAALPYHAGLDAATRAANQQRFLREDGLVMVATIAFGMGIDKPDVRFVAHLDLPKSVEGYYQETGRAGRDGLPSTAWLAYGLQDVVQQRKMIETSDGDLAHRRNLAAHLDAMLALCETVRCRRVQLLEYFGEPATAACGNCDTCLTPPESWDGTVAAQKLLSTVFRLDRERNQRFGAGHCIDILLGKQTDKISQYGHDSLTVFGVGADLSEAEWRGVVRQLLAEGLLAVEGDYGTLALTEASAEVLGRRRTVTMRREPEKPASSRSAKPRGAATVVAELDPAATAVFERLRGWRAATAKEQGVPAYVIFHDATLRQIASDAPGSLAELSRVSGVGENKLAKYGEQILTVLAADTAPA, from the coding sequence ATGGCTTCCCCCACCGACCTGCGTACCGAGGGCGCGCTGCCGGTGCTGCGCCGGGTGTTCGGCTACGACGCCTTCCGCGGCTTCCAGCAGGAGGTGATCGACCACGTGGTGGCCGGCGGTGACGCCCTGGTGCTGATGCCCACCGGTGGCGGAAAGTCGCTGTGCTACCAGATCCCGGCCCTGGTCCGCGAGGGCGTCGCGGTCGTCGTGTCCCCGCTGATCGCCCTGATGCAGGACCAGGTGGACGCGCTCACCGCGGTCGGCGTCCGGGCCGGCTTCCTCAACTCGACCCAGACGCTCGACGCCCGGCGCCGGGTCGAGGCGGCCTTCCTCGCCGGCGAGCTGGATCTGCTCTACCTGGCCCCGGAGGCGCTCGGCGTGCGGTCCACCCTCGGCCTGCTCGACCGGGGCCGGATCGGGCTGTTCGCCATCGACGAGGCGCACTGCGTGTCCCAGTGGGGGCACGACTTCCGCCCCGACTACCTGGCGCTGTCGATGCTGCATGAGCGGTGGCCGGACGTTCCCCGGATCGCGCTGACCGCCACCGCGACCAGCGCCACCCGCACCGAGATCGCCAGCCGGCTCAAGCTCGACGACGCCCGGCACTTCGTGGCCAGCTTCGACCGGCCCAACATCCAGTACCGGATCGTGCCCAAGCGCGAGCCGCGCAAGCAGTTGCTGGCCCTGCTGCGCGATGAGCACCCCGGCGACGCCGGGATCGTCTACTGCCTGTCCCGCGCCTCGGTGGACAAGACGGCCGAGTTCCTCACCGCCAACGGGATCGCCGCGCTGCCGTACCACGCCGGCCTGGACGCGGCCACCCGCGCCGCCAACCAGCAGCGCTTCCTGCGCGAAGACGGCCTGGTCATGGTGGCGACCATCGCCTTCGGCATGGGGATCGACAAGCCCGACGTCCGGTTCGTCGCGCACCTCGACCTGCCCAAGTCGGTCGAGGGCTACTACCAGGAGACGGGCCGCGCCGGCCGGGACGGCCTGCCGTCCACGGCATGGCTGGCGTACGGGCTCCAGGACGTGGTCCAACAGCGCAAGATGATCGAGACGTCCGACGGCGACCTCGCCCACCGCCGCAACCTCGCCGCGCACCTGGACGCGATGCTCGCGCTCTGCGAGACGGTGCGCTGCCGGCGCGTCCAGCTGCTCGAATACTTCGGCGAGCCGGCGACGGCTGCCTGCGGCAACTGCGACACCTGCCTCACCCCGCCGGAGTCCTGGGACGGCACCGTCGCCGCGCAGAAGTTGCTCTCCACCGTCTTCCGCCTCGACCGCGAGCGCAACCAGCGGTTCGGCGCCGGGCACTGCATCGACATCCTGCTCGGCAAGCAGACCGACAAGATCAGCCAGTACGGTCACGACTCGCTCACCGTCTTCGGCGTCGGCGCCGACCTGAGCGAGGCCGAGTGGCGGGGTGTGGTCCGGCAGTTGCTCGCCGAGGGGCTGCTCGCCGTGGAGGGCGACTACGGCACGCTGGCGCTGACCGAGGCGAGCGCCGAGGTGCTGGGGCGCCGCCGCACCGTGACGATGCGCCGTGAGCCGGAGAAGCCGGCGTCGAGCCGGTCGGCGAAGCCGCGCGGCGCGGCCACCGTGGTCGCGGAGCTGGACCCGGCCGCCACGGCGGTCTTCGAGCGACTGCGCGGCTGGCGGGCGGCCACCGCCAAGGAGCAGGGCGTCCCGGCGTACGTGATCTTCCACGACGCCACGCTGCGGCAGATCGCGAGCGACGCGCCCGGCTCGCTGGCTGAGCTGTCCCGGGTCAGCGGGGTCGGCGAGAATAAGCTCGCCAAGTACGGCGAGCAGATCCTGACGGTCCTCGCCGCCGACACCGCCCCGGCATGA